In Malus sylvestris chromosome 15, drMalSylv7.2, whole genome shotgun sequence, a single genomic region encodes these proteins:
- the LOC126605276 gene encoding uncharacterized protein LOC126605276 produces MEKVSKKTGTSTHKRKAPVLVPSEDILPHKKIHKFRGEPSVRPKSQDGVLKGPAFRKTGVETVDNATAVVAGEGSRLLPHPLTMEHTVQESDPGSRHEGKGKERAGSVPWKDLRVATRPKDFGDINNCLAGRRFAFDELGEPLAKDESDCDRMLKLSSYVMAEYHDRLQEVERYKAKLKENKQLVDEARRNKGLLTQALQLKDETMESLKRRNGENLRLKKLFEATKKQLEVATLEVSKVRGELDGALVEISELEKSIPTEREAAVQEYLSSSTFHLAIKPYCAQEARFEKRKWMAVLDRYDDGSILRKYHEDIDEHHRKGETFVLAVDPSSEDESDNEGSADAQTQHGEEDLGDAEDDGRTRNDTARGSASDENE; encoded by the exons a tggagaaggtaagcaagaaaacagggactagcacccataaaaggaaagcaccagtgttagttccttcggaagacatcctaccgcataagaaaattcataagttccgAGGGGAACCATCCGTTAGACCTAAGTCCCAAGATGGGGTCCTTAAGGGGCCTGCCTTTAGGAAGACTGGAGTCGAGACCGTTGATAATGCTACTGCCGTAGTTGCAGGAGAAGGGAGCCGACTGTTGCCTCATCCTCTTACTATGGAGCACACTGTCCAGGAAAGTGATCCTGGTTCCCGCCATGAggggaaaggcaaggaaagagctggcagtgtcccgtggaaggacttgagggttgccacgcggccaaaggattttggggatatcaacaattgcttggcagggcgtcgattcgccttcgatgagctcggagagcccttagctaaggatgaatcggattgcgaccggatgttgaagctgtcttcatat gtcatggccgagtatcacgacagactgcaagaggttgagcggtacaaggcaaaactgaaggagaataagcagcttgtggacgaggcccgaaggaataagggacttttgactcaggctctccaactgaaggatgaaaccatggagagcttgaaaaggcgaaatggtgagaacctaaggcttaagaaattgtttgaggcaactaaaaaacagttggaggtggctaccttggaagtatccaaggttaggggagaattggatggtgccttagttgagatttctgaactggagaagagcattccaactgaaagggaggctgctgtgcaagaatacttaagttcttcgacctttcatcttgctattaaaccctactgtgctcaagaagctcgctttgaaaaaaggaaatggatggccgtccttgatcgttatgatgatgggagcattcttcgaaaataccacgaagatatagatgagcatcatcgaaagggcgagacatttgtccttgctgttgatcctagcagcgaagatgagtctgataatgaaggtagtgctgatgcacagactcagcatggtgaagaggatcttggggatgcagaggatgatggtaggacgcggaatgatactgccaggggttcggcttcagatgagaatgaatag